Part of the Oryzias melastigma strain HK-1 linkage group LG11, ASM292280v2, whole genome shotgun sequence genome, ttaAATATTTGGACGTTTTCAAcacttttcctcctctttcaaCATATCTTAAATAGTTTCAGCTTCATGTTGTTTCTGAAAACAGGATCACAGATAACAGCTTAAATAAAGCAGATTATCTCCATTTTCAAGCATCTTTTAGTGAGTTTTATACAAATTGCTAGCGCTTAGAAAGGTCAAGTGTTCGGTTTGGTGGTGGATCAGAGACTCTAAGTGAAAAATGATGTGTCAGAAGAGCTCTGTGGGGTGTGACAGATGAGCCAAGTTAATTAAAGCTCCCTATCTGTCCTCATTTAAGCAGCTTTTGATAAGCTGCCCAACACCTAGCACTCAAAAGCAAATTAGATTTGCCCCTGAAAGTAGGAGGGCATTTGAGTGTGGAGGTGGGGTAAAGAAAACACCAACCTCTTCAGTGCTGCCTATCAGCACTTTATCAGTCGACACTCACTTGTTAGCACAAAACTGTTtcccacataaaaaaacaacacaactttgaGTAAATATTTCtaagatacatttattttggtggGAATAAAAATAATCCTGAGGATTTTTTGATGCAAGCACATACAAATGTTTGATTGTGGCAGAGaattaatagaaaaatacttttattaccTCAACAATTACAGATAATTTCAGGGAGATGTCATAAAAAACTGTGAAGTCTTGAGTCTGGATGCTTTggctccctctgctggtgaCTTTTGAGATGAAAAGTTCTCACTTTATGGTATTTGGATAAAGATGGGCTCAACCCAAaagtagacataaaaaaaagaaaaaaaaaattacacgaCTCGACTTGTTTTGTTCTGAACATCAGAAGTTTCACAGAAGCTCAGAAAAATCCagtaatcttttttaaactggtaAATCTTTAAGGCACGAGAAATACTTCAGAGGCGccactttgatttgttttaatgataGATTTgaattccacacagaaaagtcttACTTCAGCCATACTGCTccacatctgtttttttcttcttcttagaTTTTGTAGGCGTGATTTCATCACTGAGACTTGGCGTGCCGTCGTTACCGTTTTCATGCTTTCTTTTCTTGCTTGGTTTGTCGCTGAGGTAACCGCTGGAGTCGCTGCAGTGGACTTCTGCGCGAGATACCTCAACCTCCTCCGTCTCGTCCTTTaggtgtttttcctttttcttcttcttcttcttctttttctcaccGGCTTCGTCGTTCTGCATCTCATCCGTCGTTCCGTTTGGATGTGGTGTTGATCTACCGTCCGCTTGGCTCGGAGTCAACCTCGTGACTTCCTcttctgcctcctcctccttgatctggtctttcttctttttctttttcttcttgggGGTGTCCTCTGGTTCTTGCTGGACAGACTCTGGGTTTGGTTCTGTGTCTCCGGGGTAAGTAGACTCTGAGCTTTCACACATGGCGAGCAGCTCCTGGACCCtgacaaagacaaaagaagagCGCTAAGTAACATCGAGATGACAAttcaaactttaatattttattcttaaatacaaaaatactagAAAATGTAGCTATTCgttcaaaatcaacaaaattttaacatgtcaagtcttagttatttagtttaatttagttaGTATTAGTTATATATAATCCAGTGTTCTGTCACCATACTGCTGttcacctgcgataatgctagtgtgaatgctgtaaggtgaatttggcagctgaagatgctagagacAATagaagaagatgctaaaattggtagctgaaaacgctgacgaTAAttgccaactaaaatattagttaaatgccaaattaccctaaaaaatcttaagttaGCCAATACATGTAgctgtatctgaaatattagctaaactacagaatagcctaaaaagtaaaaaaaaaaaaaaaagaaaagcgtaatctagccaaaacagctagcatgtaactgaaatattagctaaactccataatagcctaaaaagtttaaaaaaaaataaaaaaaaggctaaattagccaaaatagctagcattcagttgaaacattagctgaactctttttttttacccaatgTCCCTCTTGGTTTCTCCACGTCTTATATTCCCCTCCAAATGCTAGCCAGCTTTTAAAGGGACattgatctattgtaaatctattgtaaaagaTTATTgtaattaaccaaaataaaaaaaaatctgtcgttttctaggacagtttttggtcagttttcattagaaattcacctctgagatgtggaTGGGACATTGGCAaagagaaaccccgccccctttcccctccctaCTGCCTAGAGCTCGCCACATGCTCTCCTgtcagcttacagcccctcacacccacacCTCACATCACCAGTGCAACAATATTGTGTTTATTGCATCAcaaatttgctcttttttcaacagcttttttaaaaatctgttcctaattcacaacaatttgaataaagaaatgctcagaaatacaattttactcttcatttatgtcctccatcatcagaaaaacatgtgaaaaacacagttttcattggagtgggtctttaaagtagaaaaagtgGAGGATtaatgggagaaaaaaaacctccataTTTCTACCTGGTCTTGAGGAGGCGTCCTCTGATCAGAAGAACCCCCGCAGCATCCGCGTCCAAAGCCGTCACCTCAAACTCCAGCTCCGTCCCGATCTTTGGCCCCGCATCCCTCCAGGTTTCCACAGACACGAGGTTTGGCTTCGGGATGCTGGCATTGAAGCAGCCGTGCACCAGACAGCCCACATGGCTGACTCCGAGTTTATTCACTTTACCCTGTGGGGGACGGAAACTGTTGATGATGTATTTGACATTTGTAGAGCTTGTATTTGTTTAAACGGcttctctattaaaaaaagtgcaaaaatattaacttctattgaagaaaaaaaaacttaccagGAGTTTCTGCCCTTTTTTGggctgaaaaacaacaaagttggCCTCTATGTCCATGTGAATGTAGCCGCTGTCATCGAAGATGTCTCCATATCTGCCCACTATCCGGATGTCGTCATAAGCCAGGGGGACTCCGTTCAGGCTGcaagaaagtgagaaaagttggatcacagaaaatgttacaagaaaaaGAAGGTTTGTGACAGTTGGTacaaagtgacagaaaaaaggaaacaaacaaacaaaaaaaaaaaacaatctacatttataatttgactctgaaggaagttttattttgaaaaactactggattttTCCCACCACATCCGACTTATTATTGACGCATTGGTCGCATGTAAAAAAATTCATCAGCGACTTTCTTAAAgttaccaaaaacaaacatatttggaagGTTTCTTTATGCAGAAAATAGCCACTCATGAAACAGAAGAGGAgcctttgatttaaaaatgaaagaaatctccactaaaaacagacaaaagccCGC contains:
- the polr1f gene encoding DNA-directed RNA polymerase I subunit RPA43 — translated: MENLIHAEPKHVNMSAELAAVPGSVPVDPASAGAEKAAGGVACLVPSYSAAVELLSAPYSCLVMNTRRRHVVLPPVYLYKKRTGIQEELEAELLKFSQSLNGVPLAYDDIRIVGRYGDIFDDSGYIHMDIEANFVVFQPKKGQKLLGKVNKLGVSHVGCLVHGCFNASIPKPNLVSVETWRDAGPKIGTELEFEVTALDADAAGVLLIRGRLLKTRVQELLAMCESSESTYPGDTEPNPESVQQEPEDTPKKKKKKKKDQIKEEEAEEEVTRLTPSQADGRSTPHPNGTTDEMQNDEAGEKKKKKKKKKEKHLKDETEEVEVSRAEVHCSDSSGYLSDKPSKKRKHENGNDGTPSLSDEITPTKSKKKKKTDVEQYG